One Equus caballus isolate H_3958 breed thoroughbred chromosome 14, TB-T2T, whole genome shotgun sequence DNA segment encodes these proteins:
- the LOC138917313 gene encoding protein FAM170A-like, giving the protein MKRKQKRKHLEDAYIPQSSNKTKKTLSLQEYALQPRHDRVVPTQDQEAKDSSPSEYFPGVSSVDKLAGAGISNFNQYNPQFGYSLENNNMVREARDRSSESEYFSCYSSFSNFYNVSNTEVLDSVEDDEQPGPSGLPQRTLPRAKDSDSDDVTSVSSSGVSQVQKSVSSLGYPLVSLSQNREQWESPFPPPLDNNNKPPVRVTEETITKICYIAVPRKRSTAVLDTEERLDPPRKKKRKEEMSFPEEIHTPVSLSALVTKELPTESETNFAGEAQEKEEDAGTSAEPTAPGECSSANVPEPPVAVDNDFKCMGCCQIFPSLEVLQKHVEHGIEQGFSCHAFHLAMAFLQSKKNKKKKKKKIKKTTSTFQ; this is encoded by the exons ATGAAGcggaaacaaaaaaggaaacaccTGGAAGATGCATACATCCCCCAAAGTTCGAACAAGACAAAAA aaACGTTGAGTTTACAAGAATATGCTCTGCAGCCTAGACACGATAGAGTGGTCCCAACTCAAGACCAGGAAGCAAAGGATTCTTCTCCTTCAGAATACTTCCCCGGCGTCTCTTCTGTAGACAAGCTGGCTGGTGCTG GAATCTCAAACTTTAACCAATATAATCCTCAATTTGGGTACTCTTTGGAGAACAACAACATGGTCCGTGAGGCACGAGACAGATCCTCTGAATCAGAATACTTCTCATGCTACTCTAGTTTCTCAAATTTTTACAATGTCTCTAACACTG AAGTCTTAGACTCAGTTGAAGACGATGAGCAGCCTGGACCCTCTGGGTTGCCCCAAAGAACCCTTCCGAGGGCAAAGGATTCAGACTCAGACGACGTGACCTCTGTGTCTTCCTCAG GAGTCAGTCAAGTACAGAAAAGTGTTTCTTCTCTTGGATACCCTTTGGTATCTCTATCCCAGAACAGGGAGCAATGGGAATCTCCCTTTCCACCTCCtttggataataataataagcccCCAGTGCGTGTAACAGAGGAAACGATCACAAAAATTTGCTACATTGCTGTCCCAAGAAAAAGGAGTACAGCTGTCTTAGATACAGAGGAAAGGTTGGACCCcccaagaaagaagaagagaaaagaagagatgagcTTTCCTGAAGAGATCCACACACCAGTCAGCCTCTCTGCTTTGGTTACGAAGGAACTCCCAACTGAGAGTGAGACCAATTTTGCTGGCGAAGCtcaagagaaagaggaggatgcTGGCACTTCAGCAGAGCCTACAGCTCCGGGGGAATGTTCTAGTGCCAACGTGCCTGAACCCCCGGTGGCCGTGGACAATGACTTCAAGTGCATGGGCTGCTGCCAGATCTTCCCCAGCTTAGAGGTCCTTCAGAAGCATGTGGAGCACGGGATTGAGCAGGGCTTTAGCTGCCATGCTTTCCATCTTGCCATGGCTTTCCTACAgagcaagaagaacaagaaaaagaagaagaagaagatcaaGAAGACAACATCTACATTccagtaa